Proteins from one Drosophila gunungcola strain Sukarami chromosome 3R, Dgunungcola_SK_2, whole genome shotgun sequence genomic window:
- the LOC128266088 gene encoding uncharacterized protein LOC128266088: MAPSVFIVLFWRLSVQLLYPYGYMDCSLQDALANDNLIWSMGDRDRKEGQLLMLMRKSFRTTTMLVLMIELMAMLEAALNFPLDLAARL; the protein is encoded by the exons ATGGC TCCCAGCGTATTCATCGTCCTTTTTTGGCGCCTCTCCGTGCAGCTTCTCTACCCGTATGGATACATGGACTGTTCGCTGCAGGATGCCCTGGCCAACGACAACCTAATATGGAGCATGGGGGATCGGGATCGGAAAGAGGGGCAGCTATTGATGCTGATGCGCAAATCTTTTCGGACCACGACCATGCTCGTGCTGATGATTGAGCTGATGGCCATGCTGGAAGCAGCCCTGAATTTCCCACTGGACCTGGCCGCCAGACTTTAG
- the LOC128266061 gene encoding probable E3 ubiquitin-protein ligase HERC3 yields MPLLFTGFNAFGQHECVSGDVDCAAGFSEINAPVSTENQCTISIGWRYAAIALGRKLWLRGLLDDGPNECVTLEAAGDIKALAAGDSYCLVLLHSGLLYRVQPKLQGELLVVRLEAPPQTNSGTKRSIFGVPVPKAPPSPIIEHIACGSHINVAVSTENSVYSIPSCLHQFAERQFRVKQLQCGHEHAVLLNVNGDVFTWGNGLRGQLGQAVLKVEETPQLLEALAGIKITQIAAGGWHSAAISAFGDLYTWGLNCSGQLGVRVMKPGGFLKEPTVYPLPQLQDLPECCSCSKGQRAEGNDDHDDDDCACAPLKVFAGSRHTLLIRRCGRLWASGWCKHGQLGKQLQNLSYLDAFRALDGIWMNTSCDNVLCGPWSTLLYLKQSKN; encoded by the exons ATGCCGCTGCTATTTACGGGCTTCAACGCATTTGGCCAGCATGAATGTGTAAGCGGAGACGTCGACTGCGCAGCCGGCTTCAGCG AAATAAATGCGCCAGTCTCGACTGAGAACCAGTGCACGATCTCGATCGGCTGGCGGTATGCGGCTATCGCTTTGGGCCGGAAGTTATGGCTGCGTGGCCTCTTGGATGATGGCCCAAATGAGTGCGTGACCCTCGAGGCGGCGGGGGACATTAAAGCCCTGGCCGCTGGCGATTCCTACTGCCTGGTACTGCTCCACAGCGGTCTACTGTACCGCGTGCAACCCAAACTGCAAGGGGAACTACTAGTTGTTAGACTAGAAGCTCCGCCCCAAACCAATTCAGGAACAAAGCGCTCCATCTTTGGGGTTCCGGTTCCCAAGGCTCCCCCATCGCCGATCATCGAGCATATTGCCTGTGGATCCCATATAAACGTAGCGGTCAGTACGGAGAACTCCGTGTACAGCATTCCCAGTTGCCTGCATCAGTTTGCCGAGCGGCAGTTCCGAGTGAAGCAGCTCCAATGTGGCCATGAACACGCCGTACTTCTCAACGTCAACGGTGACGTATTCACCTGGGGAAATGGACT ACGCGGACAGTTGGGTCAGGCCGTACTGAAAGTGGAGGAGACGCCGCAATTGCTGGAGGCGCTGGCGGGGATTAAG ATAACTCAAATAGCTGCCGGTGGTTGGCACAGTGCGGCCATATCCGCCTTCGGAGACCTCTACACTTGGGGCCTCAACTGCAGCGGACAGCTGGGAGTGCGGGTGATGAAACCCGGGGGCTTCCTCAAAGAGCCCACTGTATATCCGCTGCCGCAGTTGCAAGATCTACCCGAATGTTGCTCTTGCTCCAAAGGGCAAAGGGCGGAGGGCAACGATGATCACGACGACGATGACTGTGCCTGTGCACCGCTGAAGGTGTTCGCTGGATCTCGTCACACTCTGCTGATCCGACGGTGCGGGCGGCTATGGGCCAGTGGATGGTGCAAGCACGGTCAGTTGGGAAAGCAGCTCCAAAACCTGTCTTATTTGGACGCATTTCGGGCCCTTGATGGAATCTGGATGAACACTAGCTGCGATAATGTTCTCTGCGGTCCTTGGTCAACGCTGCTTTATTTAAAGCAATCAAAGAATTGA
- the LOC128266066 gene encoding ADP-ribosylation factor-like protein 3 isoform X2 — MGLLSLLRKLRPNPEKEARILLLGLDNAGKTTILKQLASEDITTVTPTAGFNIKSVAADGFKLNVWDIGGQWKIRPYWKNYFANTDVLIYVIDCTDRTRLPEAGSELFEMLMDNRLKQVPVLIFANKQDMPDAMSASEVAEKMSLVQLQGRTWEIKACTAVDGNGLKEGMDWVCKNMKK; from the exons ATG GGTCTGCTTTCGCTTCTGCGTAAACTGAGACCCAATCCGGAAAAGGAGGCTCGCATCCTGCTCCTGGGATTGGACAATGCGGGCAAGACGACGATACTGAAGCAACTGGCCTCGGAGGACATAACCACG GTAACGCCCACGGCCGGATTTAACATCAAGTCCGTGGCAGCCGATGGTTTTAAGCTCAATGTTTGGGATATCGGAGGTCAATGGAAGATCAGGCCGTATTGGAAGAACTACTTTGCTAACACTGATGTGCTG ATCTACGTAATTGACTGTACTGATCGGACTCGACTTCCTGAAGCGGGCAGCGAACTGTTCGAGATGCTGATGGACAACCGGCTGAAACAGGTTCCTGTGCTGATATTCGCCAACAAACAGGACATGCCGGATGCCATGAGTGCCTCCGAGGTGGCTGAAAAGATGAGCTTGGTGCAATTGCAGGGGCGGACCTGGGAAATCAAGGCCTGCACCGCTGTGGATGGCAATGGCCTCAAGGAGGGCATGGACTGGGTCTGCAAGAACATGAAGAAGTAG
- the LOC128266066 gene encoding ADP-ribosylation factor-like protein 3 isoform X1: MGLLSLLRKLRPNPEKEARILLLGLDNAGKTTILKQLASEDITTVRMRAVNWFRFPHKIRSETPQVTPTAGFNIKSVAADGFKLNVWDIGGQWKIRPYWKNYFANTDVLIYVIDCTDRTRLPEAGSELFEMLMDNRLKQVPVLIFANKQDMPDAMSASEVAEKMSLVQLQGRTWEIKACTAVDGNGLKEGMDWVCKNMKK, from the exons ATG GGTCTGCTTTCGCTTCTGCGTAAACTGAGACCCAATCCGGAAAAGGAGGCTCGCATCCTGCTCCTGGGATTGGACAATGCGGGCAAGACGACGATACTGAAGCAACTGGCCTCGGAGGACATAACCACGGTGCGTATGAGGGCCGTGAACTGGTTTCGTTTTCCCCATAAAATACGGAGTGAAACCCCGCAGGTAACGCCCACGGCCGGATTTAACATCAAGTCCGTGGCAGCCGATGGTTTTAAGCTCAATGTTTGGGATATCGGAGGTCAATGGAAGATCAGGCCGTATTGGAAGAACTACTTTGCTAACACTGATGTGCTG ATCTACGTAATTGACTGTACTGATCGGACTCGACTTCCTGAAGCGGGCAGCGAACTGTTCGAGATGCTGATGGACAACCGGCTGAAACAGGTTCCTGTGCTGATATTCGCCAACAAACAGGACATGCCGGATGCCATGAGTGCCTCCGAGGTGGCTGAAAAGATGAGCTTGGTGCAATTGCAGGGGCGGACCTGGGAAATCAAGGCCTGCACCGCTGTGGATGGCAATGGCCTCAAGGAGGGCATGGACTGGGTCTGCAAGAACATGAAGAAGTAG
- the LOC128266080 gene encoding ADP-ribosylation factor-like protein 3 isoform X2: MCFYGPVSLIKKILPTGSHRSRLLILGLDNAGKSTLTARLAEIYNGDVSEWTLTINNYKVQLWDINGELKNRQIWPNYYQKAKVLIFVLDSKDALRLSEARCVLCDVLMHQELNKAPLLIVSNKKDTSGSLPVSTVIDLMGLERLQGRDWSIKECSMQTGAGIPEIMDWITNKIDKNKK; this comes from the exons ATGTGTTTTTACGGACCCGTTTCGCTCATTAAAAAGATTCTGCCCACGGGCTCACACAGATCCCGTCTGCTCATCTTAGGGTTAGATAATGCTGGGAAATCAACGTTGACAGCCCGACTGGCGGAAATTTATAATGGCGAT GTCAGTGAGTGGACCCTCACAATCAATAATTACAAAGTGCAGTTGTGGGATATTAACGGCGAACTGAAGAACAGGCAGATTTGGCCCAACTACTACCAAAAAGCAAAGGTCTTG ATTTTTGTACTGGACAGCAAGGATGCACTGCGCCTAAGTGAGGCTCGTTGTGTTTTATGCGATGTCCTGATGCACCAGGAACTCAATAAAGCTCCTCTGCTGATCGTGTCCAATAAAAAGGACACCTCGGGATCTCTGCCCGTGTCCACAGTCATCGATTTAATGGGTCTGGAACGCTTACAGGGTCGTGATTGGAGCATTAAGGAATGTTCTATGCAGACAGGGGCTGGAATTCCG GAAATCATGGACTGGATTACCAATAAGATCGATAAGAACAAGAAgtga
- the LOC128266080 gene encoding ADP-ribosylation factor-like protein 3 isoform X1, with amino-acid sequence MCFYGPVSLIKKILPTGSHRSRLLILGLDNAGKSTLTARLAEIYNGDSKEPNKQVSEWTLTINNYKVQLWDINGELKNRQIWPNYYQKAKVLIFVLDSKDALRLSEARCVLCDVLMHQELNKAPLLIVSNKKDTSGSLPVSTVIDLMGLERLQGRDWSIKECSMQTGAGIPEIMDWITNKIDKNKK; translated from the exons ATGTGTTTTTACGGACCCGTTTCGCTCATTAAAAAGATTCTGCCCACGGGCTCACACAGATCCCGTCTGCTCATCTTAGGGTTAGATAATGCTGGGAAATCAACGTTGACAGCCCGACTGGCGGAAATTTATAATGGCGAT TCAAAAGAACCTAACAAGCAGGTCAGTGAGTGGACCCTCACAATCAATAATTACAAAGTGCAGTTGTGGGATATTAACGGCGAACTGAAGAACAGGCAGATTTGGCCCAACTACTACCAAAAAGCAAAGGTCTTG ATTTTTGTACTGGACAGCAAGGATGCACTGCGCCTAAGTGAGGCTCGTTGTGTTTTATGCGATGTCCTGATGCACCAGGAACTCAATAAAGCTCCTCTGCTGATCGTGTCCAATAAAAAGGACACCTCGGGATCTCTGCCCGTGTCCACAGTCATCGATTTAATGGGTCTGGAACGCTTACAGGGTCGTGATTGGAGCATTAAGGAATGTTCTATGCAGACAGGGGCTGGAATTCCG GAAATCATGGACTGGATTACCAATAAGATCGATAAGAACAAGAAgtga
- the LOC128266392 gene encoding uncharacterized protein LOC128266392: MNSSLVILLISALALVQANTLRGSKQEDSSGTQEYIVSLDHPHSPRWPCEVAHYPEAYVLMHKVDKRLERIDSEDTKVRITNYAAGLLRQCILDGQMDEHCVKRSIGFTMSFIHHQRRQENRL, translated from the coding sequence ATGAACTCTTCTCTCGTGATTCTACTCATCTCAGCACTGGCTTTGGTTCAGGCCAACACGCTACGTGGATCTAAGCAGGAGGATAGTTCTGGAACGCAGGAGTACATAGTGTCCCTGGATCATCCGCATTCTCCTCGGTGGCCCTGCGAAGTGGCCCACTATCCCGAGGCCTATGTCCTAATGCACAAGGTGGATAAGCGGCTGGAACGGATTGACAGCGAGGACACTAAAGTTAGGATCACGAACTACGCAGCGGGACTGTTGAGGCAGTGCATCCTGGACGGACAAATGGATGAGCATTGCGTGAAACGTTCGATTGGTTTTACCATGTCGTTCATTCACCACCAAAGGAGGCAGGAGAATCGGTTGTAA
- the LOC128266390 gene encoding uncharacterized protein LOC128266390: MSRYLFIVSLSFVILISISINFAELEVQKVKMPFKEAATWSRMLDDMGQQSHVHRLYNAYRDRLRVEGDDAEGEGELKISPRESKDVARKLTEPMTIEKAFLDIPIFSDEWAISRGKSNKSIAKEQDRPIIQYDATDDHPNPSGKCLARLPNLNSENQSTTIKPKVKSPLVGSMIILKMDVPEKMLGVKPPEKMKDPGERRIFELNQIYNEFLKSWQQPVQDLTAKTETPNKSSAGSQRLSALFELMDVVERLQKSDLVKELAQQINEEMEPNLQNQIKQDALLVTESRASLRAIKENDLSGIFENVEPGSTSKAFKRMLDDINSRRSTIKAGGLYDEYKKGFCELFSNHKFPRESLITSEADYPSDSETIRKNNDNFPCRCDSSKPTSLKSNQAIAFSKPKINYLKALETYVKMFKDSNQNDGVVPAKGPRKNVNYMKALENFIKMNKESNENGGLKPYYLPNSKNRQLVWNDIPLIKPGISETAKKTLQFKPKYAPSSTVIKENVLPKEESKKEHSFKSLPKQDTKNEQCIPKAETKLEQCTQKTETKLEQCTPKTETKLEQCTPKTETKLEQSVPKNETKLEQGNPKTGTKLEQGNPKTGTKLEHGNRKTETKLEQGFPKTETKAHQTNPWQEVFSGLDPKQIISGLKAIKQSSFFNLADEYQKQIDNLNQALKTKQSWWKEVVERGKSPVRTPMKRNVPMNNAQTGAAMPVPYPEVLVNRAPQMGVIDNMASQMNLSPLEMAQRIVANGQNCALNPGVPRVGFVQTNIQPASQIGGSFKKGQGIMCQVPCQQVGSPLQQPQQQPDSQEQTEQMGISPVLDKILQRLENIQSSKRNQSSEEESAKELPCCFVDPADGAPCELNGSWESLVLGVRINIRSNATTTVDGEQKAKATCSQHKGGRGHRRFVRQCVKMNKSQLKDIAEVNSTKHHGVVLNVSVQETVPPRAHDLLENLTDWSFSGHASMILGGPMSISFRKGNSNLIGHFVGYCRTCGCVDTIFGSWTFCQPSRDCQDVCMSIVDRRDMLRRYSMDERRKNRFKEQLYMGSKFAKMEKERLRSELEKSHYQTQGVASANCPSLSKSQSC; encoded by the exons ATGTCCAGATATTTGTTTATAGTTTCCTTATCCTTTGTGATACTCATTTCAATTTCTATCAACTTCGCCGAATTAGAAGTTCAAAAGGTCAAAATGCCTTTCAAGGAGGCCGCCACTTGGTCAAGAATGCTGGATGACATGGGTCAACAGTCGCATGTCCACAGACTATATAATGCCTATCGCGATCGTTTGAGAGTCGAGGGTGACGATGCCGAGGGCGAGGGCGAGCTTAAAATAAGTCCAAGGGAATCGAAAGATGTAGCTAGGAAATTAACGGAGCCCATGACCATAGAAAAAGCCTTTTTAGATATTCCCATTTTCTCCGATGAATGGGCTATTTCGCGTGGAAAGTCAAACAAATCAATTGCTAAAGAACAAGATCGTCCCATTATCCAATACGATGCCACCGATGATCATCCAAATCCATCTGGAAAATGCCTTGCCCGACTTCCAAATCTGAATAGCGAAAATCAAAGTACTACAATAAAACCAAAGGTTAAATCTCCACTGGTGGGTAGTATGATCATTCTAAAAATGGATGTGCCAGAGAAAATGCTAGGAGTTAAGCCTCCGGAAAAGATGAAGGATCCCGGTGAACGCCGAATTTTTGAACTCAATCAGATATACAACGAGTTTTTGAAGTCCTGGCAACAGCCTGTCCAAGATTTGACCGCCAAGACTGAAACGCCAAATAAAAGTTCTGCGGGATCTCAGAGATTGAGTGCATTGTTCGAATTAATGGATGTGGTGGAGCGCCTTCAAAAAAGCGATTTGGTTAAGGAATTAGCTCAACAGATTAACGAGGAAATGGAACCCAATCTGCAGAATCAAATCAAGCAGGATGCTCTTTTGGTAACCGAAAGTAGAGCCTCCCTAAGAGCCATTAAAGAGAATGATCTCTCtgggatttttgaaaatgtggAACCCGGAAGCACTTCTAAAGCTTTCAAGAGAATGTTGGATGACATAAACTCCAGAAGATCAACGATCAAAGCTGGCGGACTTTACGATGAGTACAAGAAGGGTTTCTGTGAACTATTCAGCAATCATAAATTTCCCAGGGAATCGCTGATAACCAGTGAAGCTGATTATCCTTCGGACAGCGAAACGATTCGAAAAAATAATGACAATTTTCCCTGTCGATGTGATAGCTCGAAACCGACCTCTTTAAAAAGTAATCAAGCAATTGCATTttccaaaccaaaaataaactatttaaaggcCCTGGAAACATATGTTAAAATGTTCAAGGACAGTAACCAGAACGACGGTGTTGTTCCGGCTAAAGGTCCCAGAAAAAACGTAAACTATATGAAGGCCCTggaaaactttattaaaatgaaCAAGGAAAGTAATGAAAACGGCGGTTTGAAGCCTTACTACTTGCCAAATTCTAAAAATCGTCAGCTAGTTTGGAATGATATTCCATTGATTAAACCAGGTATTAGTGAAACCGCCAAGAAAACTTTGCAATTTAAGCCAAAGTATGCGCCCTCTAGCACTGTCATTAAAGAAAATGTGTTACCTAAAGAGGAATCCAAAAAGGAACACAGTTTTAAATCGCTTCCAAAACAAGACACTAAAAATGAGCAGTGTATTCCCAAAGCTGAGACCAAATTGGAGCAGTGTACTCAAAAAACTGAGACCAAATTGGAGCAGTGTACTCCGAAAACGGAGACTAAATTGGAGCAATGTACTCCAAAAACGGAGACTAAATTGGAGCAGAGTGTTCCAAAAAATGAGACCAAATTGGAGCAGGGTAACCCAAAAACGGGGACTAAATTGGAGCAGGGTAACCCAAAAACGGGGACTAAATTGGAGCACGGTAACCGAAAAACTGAGACTAAATTGGAGCAGGGTTTTCCAAAAACAGAGACTAAAGCGCATCAAACAAACCCTTGGCAAGAGGTTTTCTCAGGACTGGATCCCAAGCAAATTATCAGCGGATTGAAGGCCATCAAACAATCTTCCTTCTTCAACCTGGCTGATGAGTATCAGAAGCAAATAGACAACCTAAATCAGGCCTTAAAAACGAAGCAAAGTTGGTGGAAGGAGGTTGTGGAGCGGGGCAAATCTCCTGTCAGAACACCCATGAAACGGAATGTACCCATGAATAATGCCCAAACTGGAGCTGCTATGCCGGTGCCATATCCCGAGGTTCTGGTCAATCGGGCACCACAAATGGGTGTCATTGATAACATGGCCTCTCAAATGAATCTTTCGCCCTTGGAGATGGCTCAAAGAATTGTGGCAAATGGTCAAAACTGTGCGCTCAATCCAGGTGTACCAAGAGTTGGTTTTGTGCAAACTAACATACAACCAG CAAGTCAGATCGGAGGTAGCTTCAAGAAAGGACAAGGTATCATGTGCCAAGTACCTTGCCAACAAGTGGGCTCGCCGTTACAACAACCCCAACAGCAACCAGATTCCCAGGAGCAAACGGAGCAGATGGGGATTTCCCCGGTCCTAGACAAGATACTCCAGCGTTTGGAGAACATTCAGTCCTCCAAACGCAATCAGTCGTCGGAGGAGGAGTCGGCAAAGGAACTGCCCTGCTGCTTTGTGGATCCAGCTGATG GTGCCCCCTGTGAACTGAACGGCTCCTGGGAATCTCTTGTCCTGGGAGTTCGCATTAACATCCGATCCAATGCCACAACAACTGTGGATGGGGAGCAAAAGGCAAAGGCCACCTGTTCGCAACACAAAGGGGGTCGTGGCCATCGTAGATTTGTGCGGCAGTGCGTCAAGATGAACAAGAGTCAGTTGAAGGATATCGCAGAGGTGAATTCCACCAAACATCATGGCGTGGTCCTAAACGTTAGTGTGCAGGAGACAGTGCCGCCGAGAGCACACGATCTGCTGGAGAACCTCACCGACTGGAGCTTCTCGGGCCATGCCTCAATGATCCTCGGCGGACCCATGTCGATCTCCTTTCGCAAAGGCAACTCCAATCTGATTGGACACTTCGTTGGCTACTGTCGCACCTGCGGTTGCGTGGACACCATTTTCGGGTCCTGGACCTTTTGTCAGCCCTCGCGGGATTGTCAGGATGTCTGCATGTCGATTGTGGATCGGCGGGACATGCTGCGGAGATACAGCATGGATGAGCGGCGCAAGAATCGATTCAAGGAGCAGCTTTACATGGGCAGCAAGTTCGCAAAGATGGAAAAAGAGCGACTGCGATCCGAGCTGGAAAAGTCTCATTACCAAACTCAGGGTGTAGCTAGTGCGAATTGTCCTAGTCTTTCTAAAAGTCAAAgctgttaa
- the LOC128261360 gene encoding delta-1-pyrroline-5-carboxylate dehydrogenase, mitochondrial has product MMSKVAHGIVSNMRSILPRLEASVKGGLLAVRSTSKNTLLTEHFTLDEQVVNEELLQYEEGSVERTALENALLGVLNKVEKVPIVINGQEFQAKEELQQVLPYKIQQPIAHYGHAHRVLIQMAIDKSLEAQVKWDKTKLSERIDIWERAAELIAGKHRYNIMAATMLGQGKTLRQAETDVAELVDFMRINPVFLRELANYEPINGALQDCRNSMRLRGLSGFVAAISPFNFTGIAGNLAYTPALMGNSVLWKPSDSAILSNYFVFKAMQEAGVPHGVVNFVPAEEMTFASVITQHPKLAGINFTGTSNVLKVLWQLVAQNINFYENYPRLVGEGGGKNFHFVHPSADPEMAVACTIRAAFEYSGQKCSSCSMLYVPESLWADHIRQPLLKVTSSLFVGHATDCDCFCSAVINRRAYDRIYMWLRYILQSPSCQLLIGGTCDKQNGYFVDPTVVQVKDLDNIICREELLAPILGVYVYRDDKLRETMTKVAEINHGLAGSVFAKDQIFIQEAYEAFRFNVGNLNVNDKSTGSMVGQQPFGAGHMTGTSDKLGTPHCLLRWTSPQVIKESYKPHVNIYYPYMQITEQNQGIIPLESEQKEAVAQNNSSFVASSEEDKRPI; this is encoded by the exons ATGATGTCCAAGGTGGCTCATGGCATTGTTTCAAATATGCGGTCAATACTTCCGAGGCTCGAGGCTTCAGTAAAAGGCGG ACTCCTGGCAGTTAGAAGCACCAGCAAGAACACCCTTCTGACGGAGCACTTTACGCTGGATGAGCAGGTGGTCAACGAGGAGCTGTTGCAATATGAGGAGGGTTCGGTGGAACGCACGGCACTGGAGAACGCTCTACTGGGAGTTCTTAACAAAGTGGAAAAAGTGCCCATTGTGATCAATGGCCAGGAGTTCCAGGCCAAGGAGGAACTGCAGCAGGTACTGCCTTACAAAATACAACAACCTATAGCCCACTACGGCCACGCCCATCGCGTCCTCATCCAAATGGCCATCGATAAGAGTTTGGAGGCTCAGGTAAAATGGGACAAGACCAAGCTGAGTGAAAGGATTGATATTTGGGAGCGGGCTGCGGAGCTGATAGCCGGAAAACATCGCTACAACATTATGGCGGCTACAATGTTGGGCCAGGGAAAAACCCTTCGTCAGGCGGAAACGGATGTGGCCGAATTGGTGGACTTTATGCGCATTAATCCTGTCTTTCTGCGAGAACTGGCCAACTATGAACCCATTAATGGCGCCCTTCAGGACTGCAGGAATTCCATGCGGTTGAGAGGACTTTCAG GATTTGTGGCTGCCATTAGTCCCTTCAACTTCACGGGCATTGCCGGCAATTTGGCCTACACACCCGCCTTGATGGGCAACTCGGTGCTTTGGAAACCCTCCGATTCGGCCATACTCtccaactattttgttttcaaggCCATGCAGGAGGCGGGTGTGCCCCATGGGGTGGTGAACTTTGTGCCCGCCGAGGAGATGACCTTTGCCTCTGTGATCACCCAACATCCAAAGCTGGCGGGCATTAATTTCACTGGCACTTCCAATGTGCTCAAAGTGCTCTGGCAACTGGTGGCCCAGAACATTAACTTCTATGAGAACTATCCCCGTTTGGTGGGCGAGGGAGGTGGCAAGAACTTCCATTTTGTGCATCCTTCGGCAGATCCGGAAATGGCTGTGGCCTGCACCATCAGAGCCGCCTTTGAGTACTCCGGGCAGAAGTGCTCCTCCTGCTCGATGTTGTATGTGCCGGAATCACTGTGGGCGGATCACATACGGCAACCGCTACTCAAAGTCACTTCCTCCCTATTTGTGGGACATGCCACCGACTGCGACTGCTTCTGTTCGGCTGTGATTAATCGGAGGGCCTACGATCGCATCTACATGTGGCTGAGATATATCCTCCAGAGTCCCAGTTGCCAACTTCTGATCGGCGGAACCTGCGATAAGCAAAATGGTTACTTTGTGGATCCCACGGTGGTGCAGGTGAAAGATCTGGATAATATCATATGCAGGGAAGAACTGCTGGCACCCATTCTGGGTGTCTACGTGTATCGGGATGACAAACTCAGGGAGACCATGACCAAAGTGGCGGAGATTAATCATGGGCTGGCGGGTTCGGTGTTTGCCAAGGACCAAATCTTCATTCAGGAGGCCTACGAGGCCTTCAGATTCAATGTGGGCAACCTTAATGTGAATGACAAGTCCACCGGTTCCATGGTGGGTCAGCAGCCTTTTGGAGCGGGCCACATGACCGGTACCAGCGATAAGTTGGGAACACCCCACTGCCTGCTGCGATGGACCTCACCGCAGGTGATCAAGGAGTCGTACAAGCCGCATGTGAACATCTATTACCCGTATATGCAGATCACTGAACAAAACCAGGGCATCATTCCCTTGGAGAGCGAGCAAAAGGAGGCAGTCGCCCAGAATAACAGCTCCTTTGTGGCCTCCAGTGAAGAGGACAAGCGCCCCATTTAA
- the LOC128261391 gene encoding uncharacterized protein C15orf61 homolog: protein MSHFNWTLDSGTNYHILRTACYPYMKYHCSKREVQDLWLEDKFFRFLKVINLGLPMLFYGLAAIRLISHTEIVHVSEKVKVPIYFLYAEDKGASF from the exons ATGTCGCACTTCAACTGGACTCTGGACAGTGGAACCAACTACCACATTCTGCGCACCGCCTGTTATCCGTATATGAAGTATCACTGTAGCAAGAGGGAGGTTCAGGATCTCTGGCTGGAGGACAAATTCTTTCGTTTCCTAAAAGTCATTAATTTGG GCTTACCAATGCTGTTCTATGGACTGGCTGCCATCCGTCTAATAAGTCACACCGAGATCGTTCATGTCAGCGAAAAGGTGAAAGTtcccatatattttttatatgccGAGGACAAGGGTGCCagcttttga